A region of the Fibrobacter sp. genome:
CTTCGATAGAAGATTTTGTTGTGGAACTCAGTTCCTGTGTCTTGTTCAGGTCCCCTTCGCCAAAAGAGGAAAAGACATCTGTAAGGTTCGTCTTGATTTGTTCGATTGTGGCCTTGTCTGCATCGTCGGTGATTTCTTCACATCCGGAAACGACATTCACCTTGGTTTCCTGAGGCCCGTCAACGCTGGTGTTGGAGCCCGAAATGAAATCGTCTCCTTCGTCGGTGGAACATCCTGTCAGGTAGGCCAGGGTGCAGAATGTGAATATGGAAACTTTGGAAAGTATTTTCATATGACCCTTCTTGTTTCTTGTTTGTAAAATAAAAATAAGAAAAAAAAGGCGAAAAGGGTGCTTTTTATCGGAAAAATGTGCTTTCCGTCAAATTTGCTGTCTTGAAATTCGAAAAAAGGGCGAAAAAGCCTATTTCTGCTTGCCGAGGGCCGCAAAGACGAAAGCGCCCTGAACTGCCTGGAAGAGCATTGGAATATAACCCAGGAGTGCCGCGGCAAGGACAATATCGGCAGGAATGCCGAGAAGTCCAGTGAAAAGACTCACGTTTACGCCTTCGCGGATGCCGATGCCGTTTATCGAAATGGGCAACATCGATACCGTGATGGTGATGGTCATGAATACGGTGATTGTCGCTAGGTCCACGGGGACGCCCACGGCTTGGAAATAGGCGTAATGGATGGCGATGGATGAAATCTGTAGCCAAATGGAATCGAGACCCGAAAGGAAAAATGCTTTTTTGTACCCGCGGTAAATGGAAAATGCGTCTTGCAACTTTGTAAGGAATGGTATGCGCACAGCGATTTTTGCGGGAATCCTTATTTTATCTGAAAAAAGCCCGCCGACAATAATTAGGGCGGAGACAAGTGCTACGGCGCAGACTGCTCCCGTATAGACGGCGGGAATATCGTAGCGGGCGATGACGAAGGGGAGGGTCGCAAAAAAGCAGATGAACATCGCGAGGAGGCCC
Encoded here:
- a CDS encoding lysylphosphatidylglycerol synthase transmembrane domain-containing protein, giving the protein MQQGSAKKILSGLLKAVISIGGLIYIFYKVPFADVCGHWTAQAFPWIALILFCTLFSMFIQANRWRGLLLEEGKKIKFRTFYAYIALGYFFNNLLPSGFGGDAVKTIAFGRRFGNMANSVAAVAISRVMGLLAMFICFFATLPFVIARYDIPAVYTGAVCAVALVSALIIVGGLFSDKIRIPAKIAVRIPFLTKLQDAFSIYRGYKKAFFLSGLDSIWLQISSIAIHYAYFQAVGVPVDLATITVFMTITITVSMLPISINGIGIREGVNVSLFTGLLGIPADIVLAAALLGYIPMLFQAVQGAFVFAALGKQK